The Pseudokineococcus lusitanus genome includes the window GCCCCCTGTCGATCCCGCCGCGTCGCTACGAGGACGGCTCCAAGCCCTCCCCCGTGGAGCGCGTGCGCGCCTCGCTCTCGAACTTCTTCTTCGAGGACCGGGTCGAGCCCGTCACGCCCCGCGAGCTGGCGGCGGCGCAGCACCACGGCGAGCACGAGGCCATCGAGCAGCCGGTCGAGTCCCGCCGAGAGATCACCTCGGGCACGCCCGACTGACCTCCCCGGCCACCCCCGGTGGCCCACGACGACGCCCCCTCCCGCCGCGCGCGGGAGGGGGCGTCGTCGTCCCGGCACGTACCGGCCCGGCGTATCCAGCGAGCGCCGGCGCTGCGGCGACGCCGCCGTCCCCTCCGGAGCGCCCGCACGACGCGGGTGCGTCCGACGGCCCGCCCTTGCCAGGTGGAACCCAGCCCGCTGGCAGGAGGGACCGGCAGGCTGCGCACCGCACCGCACCGCACCGCACCGCACACCGCACGCGACCGAGGCCGACGAGGAGACCGACCATGGGCCGACGTACCACCGCCGTCGTCGCTGGACTGGCGGTCGCGGGCGCCGCCGCCCTCGTCGGGCCCGCGCTCGCGGAGGACGGCGCCGAGGCACTCCTCTCCCCCGCCCGCCAGGGCGCCTCCGACACCCGCGACGCCGCGGTCGCCACCCTCGGCGACGGCACCCTCACGGACGCCGAGGTGGCCGACGCCGTCCGCGCGCTCGACCGCGGGCTCGACGCCGGCGACGGGTCGGGCGACCTCCCTGCAAGGGCGCCGAGCTCCTGGACCGGCCTCGCCGGTGACGCGCTCGCTGCCGCCGCGGTCCCGCTCCGGACGACCGCCGACGAGCTCGCCGCCGACCTGCGCCGTGAGGGCGCCACGCTGGCCTCCGTGGCGCGGGACCGCGGGGTCGACGTCCACGAGGTCGGGGACGCCCTGGAGGCGGCCGCCGTGCAGCGTGTCGACGAGGCGGCGGCGGACGGGCTCGTGACGCCGGAGCGCGCTCGAGAGCTGCGCGCAGCCGTCGTCTCCGACCTCGCCGGCGTCCTCGTCACCCCGCTCGGCTGACGCCGCCGGTCCTCAGCGCGGCGCCGACGCCCGCTCGTCGAGGAAGCGCCGCACGGCCGCCGTCACGGCCGCCCCGTCGCCGCGCAGCGTGTGGTCGCCCTCGACCCCCACCACGGTCGTCCGCGGGCCCGCGACGGCCCTCACGTCCTCCGGCCCCCCGAAGCGGTCGCGACGACCCTGCACGACGAGCACGGGCAGGGACGTCGCCAGCTCCGGTGCCCGGCTCGGGCCCGGCGCCCCGGCCCGCGTCGTCGGGACGAGCGGGAAGGCCAGCGCGACCACGGCGTCCACGTCGAGCGCCGCAGCCGTCCGGCACGCCACCCGCGCCCCTGCGCTCCGTCCTCCGGCGACGAGCGGTCCGCCCCCCGTCGACCCGCGCCGGGACGCCAGGACGGCCACGACCGCCGTCCAGGCGACGTCGAGACGGGCCGGCGCCACGGCTACCCGGCGACCCGCCACCTTCCACGGCTGGTCGAGGAGGACGGCGCTCCAGCCGGCCTCGAGGGCCCCGTCGACGGCGGCCCGCAGGTCGGGCGCCACGACGTCCGCCCCGCCGCCCGCGCCGTGGCCGAGGACGAGCAGCCCGCGCGACGGACCCGCCGGCGCGGACGTCGTCGTGCGGACGGTCCCCTCGGGCGTCTCGTGGAGCTCCGTGAGGGGGACCGGCCCGTCCGTGGCCGTCGCGCCGCCCCCGGCAGCACGACGCCCCGCCCCTGCGCGCAGGGACGGGGCGTCGTGGTCGGACGGCGGCACGGTCAGTGCGCGAAGCGTCCGCGGTAGTGCTCGAAGAGGAGACCCACCAGGGAGACGGCGGCCAGAGCGGCGCCGATGAAGGCCACCCACCAGGCCACGGCCGCGCCGAAGAAGATCATGAACGCCGAGAAGGCGAGCGGGAGCGGCCACCAGGACCAGGGGCTGAAGAAGCCCTGGTCACCCGGGGCGTCCGCGATGTGCGCCTGCGGGTCGTCCTCGGGACGGGGGTCGATCCGTCGCGCGGTGAGCCACAGGTACCCACCGATCATCGCCGCGAGGCCGCCGGTGAGGAAGAGGCCCGTCGTGCCCACGGCCTCGCCGCCCGACCAGAGGGCGTAGATGACGCCCACCGGCACGAAGACGAAGACCCCGCTGAAGAAGAGCTTGGTCTCGATGCTCACTGGTTCTTGCCCTTCGGCTCGCCCTTGAGGTCCGCCTCGCCGAAGACCCGGTCGAGGGTGCCCCGGTCCGGCGTCGTCACGGTGGACGCCGCCACCTCCGGGTGGTGGAGGTCGAACGCCGGCGACTCCGAGCGGATCCGCGGGATCGACGTGAAGTTGTGCCGCGGCGGCGGGCAGCTGGTGGCCCACTCGAGCGACCGGGCGTAGCCCCACGGGTCGTCGACGACGACGCGCGGCGCCGTGCGCCAGGTCTTGTAGACGTTGTAGGCGAACGGGATCATCGACGCCCCCAGGAGGAACGAGAAGATCGTCGAGACCTGGTTCATGCCGGTCCAGCCGTCCGACTGCAGGTAGTCCGCGTAGCGGCGGGGCATGCCCACGACGCCCAGCCAGTGCTGGATGAGGAACGTGCCGTGGAAGCCGACGAACAGCAGCCAGAAGTGGATCTTCCCCAGCTTCTCGTCGAGCATCGTGCCCGTGAACTTCGGCCACCAGAAGTAGAAGCCGGCGAACATCGCGAAGACGACCGTGCCGAACACGACGTAGTGGAAGTGCGCCACGACGAAGTACGTGTCGGAGGTGTGGAACGTCAGCGGGGGGCTGGCGAGGATGATCCCGGTGAGCCCGCCGAAGAGGAAGGTGACGAGGAAGCCGATCGACCACAGCATCGGCGTCTCGAAGGTGATGGACCCCCGCCACAGCGTGCCGATCCAGTTGAAGAACTTCACGCCCGTCGGCACCGCGATGAGCATCGTCATGAAGGCGAAGAAGGGCAGCAGCACCGCGCCGGTCACGTACATGTGGTGGGCCCACACCGTGACGGAGAGGCCGGCGATGGCGATCGTCGCGAAGACGAGGCCCTTGTAGCCGAAGATCGGCTTGCGGCTGAAGACCGGGAAGATCTCCGTGACGATGCCGAAGAAGGGCAGCGCGATGATGTAGACCTCGGGGTGCCCGAAGAACCAGAACAGGTGCTGCCAGAGGATGGCACCGCCGTTCTCGGCCTCGAAGACCTGGGCGCCCAGCCGCCGGTCGGCGCCGAGCGCGAAGAGCGCGGCGGCCAGGGGCGGGAACGCCATGATGACGAGGACGGCCGTCAGCAGGATGTTCCAGGTGAACAGCGGCATCCGGAACATCGTCATGCCGGGGGCGCGCATGCAGACGATCGTCGTGATGAAGTTGACGCCGCCGAGGATGGTGCCGAAGCCCTGCAGCGCCAGTCCGAAGACCCACAGGTCACCACCGACCCCTGGTGAGTACACGGGGTTGGACAGCGGCGCGTAGGCGAACCAGCCGAAGGAGGCCGCGCCGCCCGGCACGAAGAAGCCCATGAAGACCATGGCCCCGCCGAGCAGGAACAGCCAGAACGAGAACATGTTGAGCCGCGGGAACGCGACGTCCGGGGCGCCGATCTGCAGCGGCACGATGACGTTGCCGAAGCCGATGAACAGCGGTGTCGCGAACATCAGCAGCATGATCGTGCCGTGCATCGTGAAGAGCTGGTTGTACTGCTCCTTGTTCTGCACGATCTGGATGCCCGGCTCGAAGAGCTCGGCGCGGATGATCAGCGCCATCACGCCGGCCACGAGGAACCAGAAGAACGAGGTGATCAGGTACATGTACCCGATGACCTTGTGGTCGGTGCTCGTGATCCAGGAGACGACCGCCCGGCCCAGCGTGCGCTGCGACATGCGGCCGACCGACTGGCGGGCGGTGGTGCTCGTGGTCGGCTCGCCGGCTCCGGCGGCCTCGTAGTAGGTCGTCACCGGACGCCCTCCCTCTCGCCGTCGGCGTTGAGCTTGTTGAGGTCCTCGCCGAGGGCGCCCGTCTGGCCGGCGTCACGGAGGAGCTGCATCTGCTCGTCGTAGTCCTCCTGGGACACGACGGCGACGCGGAAGAGCATCTCGGAGTGGTACTGCCCGCAGAGCTCGGCGCACTTGCCCTCGAAGACCCCGATCTCCTGCGGGGTGAGCTCCATGTAGTTGTCCCGCCCCGGGATCATGTCCTTCTTGTAGAGGAAGCCGGGCACCCAGAAGGAGTGGATGACGTCGCGGGCCGTGAGGTGGAAGGTCACGGTCGTGTCCACGGGCAGGTACAGCGTGGGGATCTCGGTGACCGGGTTGCCCTGGTCGTCCAGGTCCACCTGCGTCGACGTCTCGTAGACGTCGTCGGTCGTGTAGTTGAAGTCCCACGCCCACTGCTTGCCGACCACGTTGATCTCGAGCTCGCGCTGGTCCTGCGGCGTGATGGTCTCGATGTCCACCTGGTCGCGGTGGGTGTAGTAGAAGAGGACGCCGACCATCATCAGCGGGACGACGGTGTAGAGCATCTCCAGCGGCACGTTGTAGCGCAGCTGCGCCGGCAGGCCGACGTCGTCCTTCTTGCGGCGGTACGCGACGACGCACCAGATGATGAGGCCCCAGACGAGCACGCCGGTGGCGAGGGCCGCGATCCACGAGCCGTTCCACAGCGAGATGACGGTGCCGGTGTTGTCGGTCGTCGTGGGGGTGCTGGGCATCCAGCCGGTGGAGACCGCCTCGGCGGAGCAACCGGCCGTCAGCAGCGCGACGGCGGCCAGCGCGCCGAGCGCGCGGGGCGCCCTGCGGCGGCGGGGGTGGGGCGGAGCGGTCGGGAGCACCATCGGCCTTCCGGGTCCGTCGTCCGTCCCCCGGGGAGGGCGGCCGAGCAGCGTGGTGATGTCGAGACGGAGGCTACCCCCCGCATTCCCGGCGGCGACCGGTGGGCCGCGTGCGGCGCGTCACCCGACCGGGGACGTCCGGGGAGCGTGCGCGGGCGGCCTGCCGGGCGCGGCCAGGGCGGGCGGCGGGGGCAGGACCACGGCGTCCGCGAGCCGCTCGAGGTACTCCCCGCGCGGGACCTCGACGACGCCCAGCGTGCCCAGGTGGTCGGTGCGCCACTGAACGTCGAGGAGGCGGCCGCGACCGTCGGCGCCGTCGTCGCGCAGCAGGTCGACGAGCGCGGCGACCGCGACCTTCGAGGCGTCGGTGCGCCGGGAG containing:
- a CDS encoding alpha/beta family hydrolase: MPPSDHDAPSLRAGAGRRAAGGGATATDGPVPLTELHETPEGTVRTTTSAPAGPSRGLLVLGHGAGGGADVVAPDLRAAVDGALEAGWSAVLLDQPWKVAGRRVAVAPARLDVAWTAVVAVLASRRGSTGGGPLVAGGRSAGARVACRTAAALDVDAVVALAFPLVPTTRAGAPGPSRAPELATSLPVLVVQGRRDRFGGPEDVRAVAGPRTTVVGVEGDHTLRGDGAAVTAAVRRFLDERASAPR
- a CDS encoding cytochrome c oxidase subunit 4; the encoded protein is MSIETKLFFSGVFVFVPVGVIYALWSGGEAVGTTGLFLTGGLAAMIGGYLWLTARRIDPRPEDDPQAHIADAPGDQGFFSPWSWWPLPLAFSAFMIFFGAAVAWWVAFIGAALAAVSLVGLLFEHYRGRFAH
- the ctaD gene encoding cytochrome c oxidase subunit I, translated to MSQRTLGRAVVSWITSTDHKVIGYMYLITSFFWFLVAGVMALIIRAELFEPGIQIVQNKEQYNQLFTMHGTIMLLMFATPLFIGFGNVIVPLQIGAPDVAFPRLNMFSFWLFLLGGAMVFMGFFVPGGAASFGWFAYAPLSNPVYSPGVGGDLWVFGLALQGFGTILGGVNFITTIVCMRAPGMTMFRMPLFTWNILLTAVLVIMAFPPLAAALFALGADRRLGAQVFEAENGGAILWQHLFWFFGHPEVYIIALPFFGIVTEIFPVFSRKPIFGYKGLVFATIAIAGLSVTVWAHHMYVTGAVLLPFFAFMTMLIAVPTGVKFFNWIGTLWRGSITFETPMLWSIGFLVTFLFGGLTGIILASPPLTFHTSDTYFVVAHFHYVVFGTVVFAMFAGFYFWWPKFTGTMLDEKLGKIHFWLLFVGFHGTFLIQHWLGVVGMPRRYADYLQSDGWTGMNQVSTIFSFLLGASMIPFAYNVYKTWRTAPRVVVDDPWGYARSLEWATSCPPPRHNFTSIPRIRSESPAFDLHHPEVAASTVTTPDRGTLDRVFGEADLKGEPKGKNQ
- the coxB gene encoding cytochrome c oxidase subunit II, whose product is MVLPTAPPHPRRRRAPRALGALAAVALLTAGCSAEAVSTGWMPSTPTTTDNTGTVISLWNGSWIAALATGVLVWGLIIWCVVAYRRKKDDVGLPAQLRYNVPLEMLYTVVPLMMVGVLFYYTHRDQVDIETITPQDQRELEINVVGKQWAWDFNYTTDDVYETSTQVDLDDQGNPVTEIPTLYLPVDTTVTFHLTARDVIHSFWVPGFLYKKDMIPGRDNYMELTPQEIGVFEGKCAELCGQYHSEMLFRVAVVSQEDYDEQMQLLRDAGQTGALGEDLNKLNADGEREGVR